TTTTCGTAAGCAAAATTTTGTTTTGCAGTTCCTTCTGTTATAATGCCGCCCTAATTTGTTTTCAAGGGATATAAAAATTATATGCAGCAAGATATCCATCCAGGTTATGAAGTGGTTACGGTGACGTGTAGCTGTGGCAATAGCTTTAAAACTCGCTCTACCTTAGGCGATGCAAATCTTTCTATAGAAGTTTGTGCGAAATGCCATCCTTTTTATACGGGTAAGCAAAAGATTGTTGACTCCAGTGGGCGTATTGATAAATATAAACAGAAGTACGGAAATCGTTCCTCTAAAGCGCCTTCTGCTAAGTCCAGCGATACTGCAGAAGTTGCTTAATCTCTTATCA
This is a stretch of genomic DNA from Candidatus Rickettsiella viridis. It encodes these proteins:
- the rpmE gene encoding 50S ribosomal protein L31, producing MQQDIHPGYEVVTVTCSCGNSFKTRSTLGDANLSIEVCAKCHPFYTGKQKIVDSSGRIDKYKQKYGNRSSKAPSAKSSDTAEVA